The DNA sequence AGCGGAAGTCGGCCAGCGACAGATGCGTGACGTGCATGGTCGTTCGCCGACCTCCCCCAACATGTGGTTCGCCTGTCCCCAGTTGTGGACAACCGGGTCACTCCTGAGGGTGCCAGGGTGCCATCCCCAGGGTGTGGATTAATTTCTCTGGTCTCCGCCGGGCACTTCCGCCCCGACGGTCACTTCTGCTCCACCGGTCACTTCGTCTCGACCGCGTGGCCGCCGAACTGGTTCCGCAGCGCCGCGATCATCTTCATCTGCGGGGAGTCGTCCTGGCGGGACGCGAACCGCGCGAACAGCGACGCGGTGATCGCCGGCAGCGGCACCGCGTGGTCGATGGCTGCTTCCACAGTCCAGCGTCCCTCGCCGGAGTCCTGTGCATAACCCCTGAGCTTGTCCAGGTGCTCGTCCTCGTCGAGGGCGTTCACCGCGAGGTCCAGCAGCCAGGAACGGATCACCGTGCCCTCCTGCCAGGAGCGGAAGATCTCCCGGACGTCGGTCACGGAGTCGACCTTCTCCAGCAGCTCCCAGCCCTCGGCATAGGCCTGCATCATCGCGTACTCGATCCCGTTGTGGACCATCTTCGCGAAGTGCCCCGCGCCGACCTTGCCGGCGTGTACGGCGCCGCGGTCGCCCTCCGGCTTGAGGGCGTCGAATATGGGCTGCACCTTGGCGACGTTCTCCGCGTCGCCGCCGTACATCAGCGCGTAGCCGTTCTGCAGGCCCCAGACGCCGCCGGAGACGCCGCAGTCGACGAATCCGATGCCCTTGGCCGCCAGCTCCTCGGCGTGCCGCTCGTCGTCCGTCCAGCGCGAGTTCCCGCCGTCCACCACGACGTCACCGGGCTCCAGCAGCTCGGCGAGCTCGTCGATGGTCGACTGGGTCGGGGCACCTGCCGGGACCATCACCCAGATCACGCGCGGCCCGGGGAGCTTGCCCACAAGCTCTTCCAGGCTGTGGGCATCCGCGAGGTCCGGGTTGCGGTCGTATCCGACGACGGTGTGGCCTGCGCGGCGGATCCGCTCGCGCATGTTGCCGCCCATCTTGCCGAGGCCGACGAGACCGAGCTCCATCAGTTGTTCCTTAGGTTGCTGTGGCGTGTGGGGCACCTTCGTACCCGCGTACGAGCCTAAACCCGGACGCACGCGCACATCCGTGGGCATAGGCGCTCATACGTACGCCCTCACCTGCGGCTTCGTCCGACAGGTCGTCCCCAGGCCCGGTGATCGTGATCCACCGGTGCTGGGGACGCTGTGGACAACCGCGGCGCCGACCTCGGCAGCCGCTCAGCCGCTCAGCCGCACCGGCATGATCAGGTACTTGTAGGCCTCGTCCGCCTCGGCGTCCAGCGCCGGCTTGCCGCTGAGCAGCGCGGGCTTCGTGGACGTCGTGAAGGACAGCTGGGCGACCGGGGAGTCGATGGCGCTCAGGCCGTCCAGCAGGAAGGTCGGGTTGAAGGCGATCGACACGTCGTCGCCCTCCAGCTGGGCGTCGACCCTTTCCACAGCCTGTGCGTCGTCGCTGGAACCGGCCTCCAGGATGAGCACGCCCTGCTCGAAGCTGAGCCGCACCGGGGTGTTGCGCTCGGCGACCAGGGCCACGCGCTTGACGGCCTCCACGAAGGGGGCGGTCTCGATCACGGCGACGCTGTTGAACTCCGTCGGGAACAGCGAGCGGTACTTGGGAAGGTCGCCCTCCAGGAGACGCGTCGTCGTCCGGCGGCCGGCGCCCTCGAAACCGATCAGGCCCTCGCCGGCGCCCGAGCCGGACAGAGCCAGGATGACGCTGTCGCCGCTCGTGAGCGCCTTGGCGGTGTCCAGGAGCGTCTTTGCGGGCACCAGGGCGACCGCGGACGCCTCCGGGTTCTCCGGCTTCCACAGGAACTCGCGGACCGCGAAGCGGTAGCGGTCGGTGGAGGCCAGCGTGACGGTGTCGCCCTCGATCTCGATGCGCACACCGGTGAGGACGGGCAGCGTGTCGTCGCGGCCGGCGGCGATGGCCACCTGGGCGGCGGCGGAGGCGAAGACCTCACCGGGGACGGTGCCGGTGGCGGTCGGCATCTGCGGCAGCGCCGGGTACTCCTCCACAGGCAGGGTGTGGAGTGTGAACCGCGAGGAGCCGCAGACCACGGTCGCCCGTACACCGTCTGTGGAAATCTCCACCGGTCGGTTGGGGAGAGCGCGGCAGATGTCGGCCAGCAGGCGGCCGGAGACCAGGACCGTGCCCTCCTCCTCGACCTCGGCCTCGACGCTCACCCGCGCGGAGACCTCGTAGTCGAAGCTGGACAGGCTCAGCTGGCCGTCCTCGGCCTTGAGGAGGAGGCCTGCGAGGACAGGCGCCGGCGGACGGGCCGGGAGGCTGCGTGCCGCCCAGGCCACTGCCTCCGCGAGTACGTCGCGTTCCACCCGGATCTTCACTGTTGCCGCCTCCTGCTGTTGCCGGCGCTTCTCGGCCTGCCTGGCTTCGTCGTCTGTCTCGGTGTCGTCGGCCCCAGTGAGGGGAAGGACACCGGGAACAGTCTGACGCACCCCACTGACAGTAGGTGCCTCTCGGGGTCAAGTCGTGACGAGGGGCAGCCGGGAGCCGGACAGCAAGTTGTGCACAGGACCCACTTCGAAACGGATTCCCAGCTCTCTCTAGTTGGGAGTAGTAGTAGGGCCTGTGGAAACCGTGGATAACCGTGTTTTCCCAGCTCAGAGCCAAGATTTTGTCCACGGGCCCTGTGGGCGACGGCAGTGGACAACCAGGCGTATCTGTGGAGAACGGAAAGTTCTGCACACCCCATGCACAGCCTGAGGCGACTTCTCCCCAGCGCCGTCCCCAGCTTTACCCACCTTTCCCACAGGCCAACCCGGCACCTTCGTGTGACGCCTTTCACTCGCGCCGGTGAGAAGGCGCGTCGCGTTGCCGAACAGTGGACAGTGATGTGGAGAAGCTGGGGATCGCTGGGGACAACTGGCCCCAGCCTGTGGGTTGCCGGTGGACAACTTGATGCACAGCCTGTGGATCGTTTCGCTGTCCACAGTCTGTGGAGATCGTTCGTCCACGAATCCACAG is a window from the Streptomyces sp. NBC_00299 genome containing:
- the gnd gene encoding phosphogluconate dehydrogenase (NAD(+)-dependent, decarboxylating), yielding MELGLVGLGKMGGNMRERIRRAGHTVVGYDRNPDLADAHSLEELVGKLPGPRVIWVMVPAGAPTQSTIDELAELLEPGDVVVDGGNSRWTDDERHAEELAAKGIGFVDCGVSGGVWGLQNGYALMYGGDAENVAKVQPIFDALKPEGDRGAVHAGKVGAGHFAKMVHNGIEYAMMQAYAEGWELLEKVDSVTDVREIFRSWQEGTVIRSWLLDLAVNALDEDEHLDKLRGYAQDSGEGRWTVEAAIDHAVPLPAITASLFARFASRQDDSPQMKMIAALRNQFGGHAVETK
- the dnaN gene encoding DNA polymerase III subunit beta encodes the protein MKIRVERDVLAEAVAWAARSLPARPPAPVLAGLLLKAEDGQLSLSSFDYEVSARVSVEAEVEEEGTVLVSGRLLADICRALPNRPVEISTDGVRATVVCGSSRFTLHTLPVEEYPALPQMPTATGTVPGEVFASAAAQVAIAAGRDDTLPVLTGVRIEIEGDTVTLASTDRYRFAVREFLWKPENPEASAVALVPAKTLLDTAKALTSGDSVILALSGSGAGEGLIGFEGAGRRTTTRLLEGDLPKYRSLFPTEFNSVAVIETAPFVEAVKRVALVAERNTPVRLSFEQGVLILEAGSSDDAQAVERVDAQLEGDDVSIAFNPTFLLDGLSAIDSPVAQLSFTTSTKPALLSGKPALDAEADEAYKYLIMPVRLSG